A genome region from Melospiza melodia melodia isolate bMelMel2 chromosome 26, bMelMel2.pri, whole genome shotgun sequence includes the following:
- the PRDM2 gene encoding PR domain zinc finger protein 2 isoform X2, with translation MRDSKEGHKEEDEAPSVSAVLSLEQTAVIQEMVNQDVLPKLMVPSPTNETQVVTEDKQGEAINCASDDLDDDEEEDEEEEDEEEIEDTNMPKENAEMPLICEEKLDSMEEQKSTSEESPESSPKKKLVVKIPKAEGESNGDVQETFMFPCQHCERKFTTKQGLERHMHIHISTLSHAFKCRYCGKAFGTQINRRRHERRHEAGPKRKPFLTLTSSQHLDNVADNQVIVDDGLKDDLNVSSLVQDSVVLDSEKVSQEMSNSAFAEENKEPKELHPCKYCKKVFGTHTNMRRHQRRVHERHLIPKGVRRKGFFTEEPPLPAEPAPAVQSVYIASTEIEEEGEGDDVYLMDISSNISENLNYYIDGKIQSNSSTSNCDVIQMESNSADLYGLNCIISPVTVEISTNLKVTQTHVNEPPKEPSSSGSSESKKRRTASPPLVPKIKTEIDPEPITPTSSLNLPLSISTESLTFHKEKGVYLSSKLKQLLQTQDSKKITPSSEIPKIGPSVTSSSVLPPVSSRFKRRTSSPPSSPQHSPVLRDFVKSGEGKTVWNDNIRSSKMPKLESHSNSPAWSLTAREDKETLSPHCFEEYKISKDWTAAPTFGNVCNQQPLDLSSGMKQRSDVKSKTQVPWESVLDLSVHKKPCSDAEMRECKENSTHATCSGVKKKKPTTCMLQKVLLNEYNGTDAGPEQPGPDSAGTAPQPPAEPDADPAPSAASATDTQPLSSSAASPVPAVQPAAPAVCQLPPLLTPTNPPSPPPCLPVLTVATSPPPLLPTMPLPIPDVSASATNTSSCPSPLSNTTTQSPLPVLSPTVSPSPSPVPSVEPLISAASPGPPNLSSSSSSSSSSSFSSSSSSSSPSPPPLSVVSSVVSSADNLESSLPIIKQEEAESEQQKAREEPHTSGESGVVQETFNKSFVCNVCESPFLSIKDLTKHLSIHAEEWPFKCEFCVQLFRDKTDLSEHRFLLHGVGNIFVCSVCKKEFAFLCNLQQHQRDLHPHKECTHHEFESGTLRPQNFTDPSKANAEHMQNLPEDSLEPSKEEEDEDLNDSSEELYTTIKIMASGVKSKDPDVRMGLNQHYPSFKPPPFQYHHRNPMGIGVTATNFTTHNIPQTFTTAIRCTKCGKSVDNMPELHKHILACASASDKKRYTPKKNPVPLKQTVQPKNGVVVIAGPGKNAFRRMGQPKRLNFNVEISKMSSNKLKISALKKKNQLVQKAILQKKKSAQQKAELKNNPSETDSHICPYCNREFTYIGSLNKHASYSCPKKPISPSSKKNSSKKSAASSPANSDKGSNQRRRTADAEIKMQSTQPHLGKTRARTSGPAQLQLPSASFKSKQNVKFVPSMRSKKPNSSSSLRNSSPVRVSKMSHVDGKKTKVVSKSNSSGISSKASRKLHVRIQRNSKAVLPSKSAVASKKKADRFSVKSRERIGGPITRSLQQAANAEAAENKRDESSTKQELKDFRLRMASRCPSSSSHSPSSRQCKKSSSSSSHFFKE, from the exons GTCACAAAGAGGAAGATGAAGCTCCTTCTGTTTCTGCAGTGCTGTCTCTGGAACAAACAGCTGTGATTCAGGAGATGGTAAATCAGGATGTCCTTCCAAAGCTGATGGTCCCCAGTCCCACCAACGAAACACAAGTGGTAACTGAAGACAAACAAGGAGAAGCCATAAATTGTGCATCAGATGATTTAGATGACGATGAAGaggaggatgaagaagaggaagatgaagaggAGATAGAAGATACCAATATGCCtaaagaaaatgctgaaatgcCTTTGATATGCGAAGAAAAGTTGGACTCCATGGAAGAACAAAAGAGTACGTCAGAGGAATCTCCAGAAAGCTCTCCAAAGAAAAAACTCGTGGTGAAAATTCCAAAAGCAGAGGGGGAATCCAACGGTGATGTTCAGGAAACCTTCATGTTTCCTTGCCAGCATTGTGAGAGGAAGTTTACCACAAAGCAGGGACTGGAGCGCCACATGCACATCCACATCTCCACCCTGAGCCACGCGTTCAAGTGCCGCTACTGCGGGAAAGCCTTCGGCACCCAGATCAACCGGCGCAGGCACGAGCGGCGCCACGAGGCCGGGCCCAAAAGGAAACCATTCCTCACTCTCACCTCCTCACAACACTTGGATAATGTTGCTGATAATCAGGTGATTGTGGATGATGGTCTTAAAGATGACCTGAATGTTTCCAGTCTTGTGCAAGACTCTGTTGTCTTGGATTCTGAGAAAGTTTCCCAGGAAATGTCAAACTCGGCGTTTGCTGAGGAGAATAAGGAGCCCAAAGAATTGCATCCGTGCAAATACTGCAAAAAGGTTTTTGGTACTCACACCAACATGAGGAGGCATCAGCGCAGGGTTCACGAGCGTCATCTTATTCCCAAAGGTGTCAGGAGAAAAGGGTTCTTCACTGAGGAGCCACctctcccagcagagccagccccagcagtCCAGAGCGTGTACATAGCGAGCACAGAAATAGAAGAGGAAGGTGAGGGAGATGATGTCTATCTTATGGATATATCCAGCAATATCTCTGAGAATTTAAATTACTACATTGATGGGAAAATTCAGTCCAACAGCAGCACTAGCAATTGTGATGTGATTCAGATGGAGTCCAACTCTGCAGACTTGTATGGACTGAATTGTATAATCAGTCCGGTCACAGTGGAAATTTCCACAAATTTAAAGGTTACACAAACACATGTGAATGAACCTCCTAAGGAACCCTCTAGCAGTGGGAGCAGTGAATCCAAAAAGAGAAGAACTGCCAGCCCTCCTCTTGTaccaaaaataaaaactgaaatagaCCCTGAACCTATAACTCCTACTAGTTCTTTAAATCTTCCTCTTAGCATTTCAACAGAAAGCTTAACTTTTCATAAAGAAAAAGGGGTTTATTTGTCATCAAAATTAAAGCAGCTTCTTCAGACACAGGACAGTAAGAAGATAACTCCATCAAGTGAAATCCCTAAAATAGGACCTTCTGTTACATCATCATCTGTTTTGCCTCCAGTATCCAGCAGGTTTAAAAGAAGGACCAGCTCTCCTCCCAGCTCTCCACAGCACAGTCCAGTGCTTCGAGATTTTGTCAAATCAGGTGAGGGAAAAACTGTGTGGAATGACAATATTAGGAGTTCAAAAATGCCAAAGTTAGAAAGCCACAGCAACTCACCTGCTTGGAGCTTGACTGCAAGGGAGGACAAAGAGACTTTGAGCCCTCATTGCTTTGAAGAATATAAAATATCAAAAGACTGGACAGCAGCTCCAACTTTTGGCAATGTGTGCAACCAGCAGCCCCTGGATTTATCCAGCGGTATGAAACAAAGGTCTGATGTCAAAAGCAAGACTCAGGTTCCCTGGGAATCTGTTTTAGATCTGAGTGTGCACAAGAAGCCTTGCAGCGATGCTGAAATGAGGGAATGCAAAGAGAACTCCACACATGCAACCTGCAGTGGTGTGAAGAAGAAGAAGCCCACCACGTGCATGCTGCAGAAGGTTCTGCTCAACGAGTACAACGGGACGGACGCAGGCCCGGAGCAGCCGGGCCCCGACAGCgccggcacagccccgcagcctccaGCTGAGCCTGACGCTGATCCTGCTCCCTCAGCAGCGTCTGCCACTGACACTCAGCCCCTCAGCTCCTCTGCTGCCtcccctgtgccagctgtgcagccTGCTGCCCCTGCCGTGTGCCAGCTGCCCCCGTTGTTAACGCCCACCAACCCCCCGTCCCCGCCGCCCTGCCTGCCCGTGCTAACCGTGGCCACGTCGCCGCCCCCCCTGCTCCCAACCATGCCCTTACCCATCCCAGATGTCTCTGCCAGTGCCACCAacacctcctcctgtccctcaccACTCTCCAACACTACTACCCAGTCCCCACTACCAGTTCTTTCACCTACAGTTTCTCCTTCTCCATCCCCCGTCCCTTCGGTTGAACCGCTTATTTCTGCTGCTTCACCTGGCCCCCCTAAcctgtcttcttcatcttcctcctcttcttcctcctctttctcaTCCTCTTCTTCCTCATCCTCTCCATCTCCACCTCCTCTTTCTGTGGTTTCTTCTGTTGTTTCCTCTGCTGATAACCTTGAAAGTTCTCTCCCAATAATAAAACAGGAGGAAGCTGAAAGCGAGCAGCAGAAAGCGAGAGAGGAGCCTCACACTTCAGGTGAATCAGGAGTGGTGCAGGAAACCTTCAACAAGAGCTTTGTGTGCAATGTCTGTGAATCACCTTTCCTTTCCATTAAAGACCTAACGAAGCATTTATCCATTCATGCTGAGGAATGGCCCTTCAAATGTGAATTCTGTGTACAGCTTTTTAGGGATAAAACAGACTTGTCAGAACATCGCTTTCTGCTTCACGGAGTAGGGAATATCTTTGTTTGTTCGGTGTGTAAAAAGGAATTTGCTTTTTTGTGCAATTTGCAACAGCATCAACGGGATCTCCATCCACACAAGGAGTGCACACATCATGAGTTTGAAAGTGGGACTTTGAGACCCCAGAATTTTACTGACCCCAGTAAGGCAAACGCAGAGCACATGCAGAACCTGCCAGAAGATTCTTTGGAGCCTtcaaaagaggaggaagatgaagatcTAAATGATTCTTCTGAAGAGCTTTATACTACTATAAAAATAATGGCTTCTGGAGTGAAATCTAAAGATCCAGATGTCCGGATGGGCCTCAACCAACACTACCCAAGCTTTAAACCACCTCCATTTCAGTATCACCATCGGAATCCTATGGGGATTGGAGTTACTGCAACAAACTTCACAACCCATAATATCCCACAGACTTTTACCACTGCCATTCGATGCACAAAATGTGGCAAAAGTGTTGATAACATGCCTGAGTTACACAAACACATACTGGCCTGTGCATCTGCTAGTGATAAAAAGAGATACACACCTAAAAAAAATCCAGTTCCCCTCAAACAGACAGTGCAGCCTAAGAATGGTGTGGTGGTCATTGCTGGGCCTGGCAAAAACGCCTTCAGACGGATGGGTCAGCCTAAAAGACTCAATTTCAATGTGGAGATTAGCAAAATGTCCTCCAACAAACTAAAAATAAGTGcattgaaaaagaaaaaccagctTGTACAGAAAGCTATCCTGCAAAAAAAGAAATCTGCCCAGCAGAAGGCAGAGCTGAAAAATAACCCATCCGAGACAGACTCTCACATCTGCCCCTACTGTAACAGAGAGTTCACTTACATTGGGAGTTTGAACAAACATGCATCATACAGCTGCCCCAAAAAACCCATCTCTCCCTCCTCCAAAAAGAATTCTTCCAAAAAAAGTGCAGCTTCTTCCCCTGCCAACAGCGACAAAGGCAGCAACCAGCGCAGGCGAACGGCGGATGCAGAAATCAAAATGCAGAGCACTCAGCCTCACCTGGGCAAGACCAGAGCACGAACCTCAggacctgcacagctccagctcccctCTGCCTCCTTCAAATCCAAACAAAACGTTAAATTTGTACCTTCCATGCGATCTAAAAAGCCAAATTCATCTTCATCCTTGAGGAACTCTAGTCCTGTAAGAGTGTCTAAAATGTCCCATGTTGATGGGAAAAAAACTAAAGTGGTTTCTAAGAGCAATTCCTCTGGAATCTCCAGCAAAGCCTCCCGGAAATTGCACGTCAGAATACAAAGGAATAGCAAAGCTGTTTTGCCAAGTAAATCTGCTGTGGCAAGTAAGAAAAAGGCAGACAGGTTCAGTGTCAAATCTAGAGAGAGGATTGGAGGACCAATCACACGGAGTCTGCAGCAGGCAGCAAATGCAGAAGCAGCAGAAAACAAAAGAGATGAAAGCAGTACAAAGCAAGAACTGAAAGATTTCAG GCTCCGCATGGCCTCTAGATGTCCCTCCTCATCCTCGCATAGCCCCAGCAGCAGGCAGTGCAAGAAATCCAGCTCCAGCTCATCCCACTTCTTCAAGGAATAG